From Betta splendens chromosome 3, fBetSpl5.4, whole genome shotgun sequence, the proteins below share one genomic window:
- the dkk3a gene encoding dickkopf-related protein 3a isoform X1, which translates to MKRQLQAQKCSISSSMTRVALLALALAATCDAILPEIVDSGIGHILEVHSGATEPNRVFVEVEQLQEDAQPKPEDAFQQENTTTSTLSPSGTTSDQVTADPETNNVTAAEGGDLGNTIYRYTGCVADEDCGEGRYCLHDAHSPRCLPCRATDAPCARDEECCGGRLCVWGQCTPNATRGEPGGTCRRQADCGPGLCCALHAALLFPVCSAKPMERERCLGASNHLMEMLSWSGGDEGPREHCPCAGNLRCRHLGRGSMCLQGKDSSEEELTDTLYSEIDYII; encoded by the exons ATGAAAAGGCAGCTACAAGCGCAGAAG tgcagcatcagcagcagcatgacgCGTGTCGCCCTGCTGGCGTTGGCTCTCGCGGCGACATGCGACGCCATTCTCCCGGAGATCGTGGACTCGGGCATCGGTCACATCCTGGAGGTCCATTCCGGAGCGACTGAGCCGAACCGCGTGTTCgtggaagtggagcagctgcaggaggatgcGCAGCCCAAGCCTGAGGATGCGTTTCAGCAA GAGAACACAACTACCAGTACCCTTTCTCCCAGTGGAACCACTTCTGATCAAGTGACAGCGGACCCA GAGACAAACAACGTCACGGCTGCAGAGGGCGGTGACCTGGGCAACACTATTTACAGATATACA GGATGTGTCGCTGATGAGGACTGTGGGGAGGGGAGGTATTGCCTTCATGACGCACACAGCCCCAGGTGTCTGCCCTGCAGAGCCACGGACGCG CCCTGCGCCAGGGACGAGGAGTGCTGCGGCGGGCGGCTGTGCGTGTGGGGCCAGTGCACTCCGAACGCCACCAGAGGGGAGCCCGGCGGCACGTGCCGGCGCCAGGCGGACTGCGGGCCGGGCCTGTGCTGCGCGCTCCACGCAG ccCTGCTCTTCCCCGTCTGCTCGGCCAAGCCCATGGAGCGCGAGCGCTGCCTCGGCGCCTCCAATCACCTGATGGAGATGCTGTCCTGGAGCGGCGGAGACGAGGGGCCCCGCGAGCACTGCCCGTGCGCAGGGAACCTCCGCTGCCGGCACCTGGG GAGAGGCTCCATGTGCCTCCAAGGAAAGGATTCAAGTGAAGAGGAGCTCACAGACACGCTGTACTCGGAGATAGACTACATCATCTAG
- the dkk3a gene encoding dickkopf-related protein 3a isoform X2 — MKRQLQAQKCSISSSMTRVALLALALAATCDAILPEIVDSGIGHILEVHSGATEPNRVFVEVEQLQEDAQPKPEDAFQQENTTTSTLSPSGTTSDQVTADPPCARDEECCGGRLCVWGQCTPNATRGEPGGTCRRQADCGPGLCCALHAALLFPVCSAKPMERERCLGASNHLMEMLSWSGGDEGPREHCPCAGNLRCRHLGRGSMCLQGKDSSEEELTDTLYSEIDYII, encoded by the exons ATGAAAAGGCAGCTACAAGCGCAGAAG tgcagcatcagcagcagcatgacgCGTGTCGCCCTGCTGGCGTTGGCTCTCGCGGCGACATGCGACGCCATTCTCCCGGAGATCGTGGACTCGGGCATCGGTCACATCCTGGAGGTCCATTCCGGAGCGACTGAGCCGAACCGCGTGTTCgtggaagtggagcagctgcaggaggatgcGCAGCCCAAGCCTGAGGATGCGTTTCAGCAA GAGAACACAACTACCAGTACCCTTTCTCCCAGTGGAACCACTTCTGATCAAGTGACAGCGGACCCA CCCTGCGCCAGGGACGAGGAGTGCTGCGGCGGGCGGCTGTGCGTGTGGGGCCAGTGCACTCCGAACGCCACCAGAGGGGAGCCCGGCGGCACGTGCCGGCGCCAGGCGGACTGCGGGCCGGGCCTGTGCTGCGCGCTCCACGCAG ccCTGCTCTTCCCCGTCTGCTCGGCCAAGCCCATGGAGCGCGAGCGCTGCCTCGGCGCCTCCAATCACCTGATGGAGATGCTGTCCTGGAGCGGCGGAGACGAGGGGCCCCGCGAGCACTGCCCGTGCGCAGGGAACCTCCGCTGCCGGCACCTGGG GAGAGGCTCCATGTGCCTCCAAGGAAAGGATTCAAGTGAAGAGGAGCTCACAGACACGCTGTACTCGGAGATAGACTACATCATCTAG